The nucleotide sequence tttttaattcaatattTCTACTCTTTCGCAGATATCTGTGTTTTCGGTGTACAAAGATTTCACAGTTGGCTCGCGTTCGCCCTCGGCACTTTCCTACTGAGACGGGAATGCGCCGGGAAATGGAAGCCGGGTATGGAAACCCTTGATCGATGGCACTGGTGGATCGGCGAcagaaacaataacaacaataatagcTAATAAAGAACCGTACTTGTAATAGCGAAGTAAATAATGTTAGTTGAAATGTTGCTACTGGAAACGGCACACCCATAATACCCATgcatactatactatatactatactatacaatacaatacttTAAAACACTATACTGCTATATACAGTAGTGTATAGAAagttatatacatacatacatgcatacaacTAGTTTAATGTACACAATCAACATTCATGTTAAATTACGACTACGCAGAACCTGAGTTCATCGCTTCACGTCACTCCAATTATGCATCAAAATGCATCTAAATAGCATTAGGCTGAGAATTGAGAACAGAGAACGTTTGTGAAAACCAATTGTGTTTGTATGTGtaacaaaatgaaattgctAGATAATTATAGTTTATTCGTACATGTAAtttaatgtaatgtaataCCATGGCCCTTATTTATGTTTGCTACGATGCAACAAAATCCACCAAGTCAGCAGTCAATCGGTACTTAAAGTCGGTACTTACAACGTTTATACCCCCTAACACAGCCccctatatacatacatacttagGTGCACACGGAAGGGGCATCTACATCGGCATTTACATGATATTGTTGTAATAAACCAAACCGAAATGTGAACAGAATTTTTAATTGTACTAAACTAAACACCGTTttgtattcgtattcgtaaTTGTATATCCGTAATTGTATTTCGCGTACTCGTTAATGGTTAATGGTTAAGAGCGCCCAATCCTAATCTAATCCAAAGTCATTTGTATCAACGGCCTTTACTTCTCGTTTACTTTATACATCTACCAGGGAGTTTATAAAGATATAGAAAGTTATTGAATGAGATGCAACGAAAACAATTACCACTGTACTTATTGAATATTGCAATTGCCTAAGCACCCCACTAAATGCATGGGAAGAGAAGACAACTATTTATGTAATCACTAAGCGTACTTACTGTCCACATTCATTTACTTGTTGTTGAATAAAAATTACCTTTTACCAAATGCCATGCATTTTGAAAAACGAACTTTCAATTGCGCGCGCCAAATGCTCGACGACTGCGATCGATAGCAGCGCGGACGATGACGATAACGATAAGTGATAGCCAAGTGGCTCGACAACGATCGTTTCGGTTTCGGCCACTTTTGTTTATGACCAACAAACAGTTTCCAGTCAGCAGGCAAGCCCAAAGGTTTGCTCACAAAAAAGTGCCAAATTTTCCTGGTAAGCATCGAACGATATAGATATTACGACTTTCGGGCTTCTAGATAGACAGGTGCCATTTATTGGTCGAGTGTTTACAAGTTTAAAATGGCCAggccaaaatgccaaaaaaaaatcgtgtgtGTTGACGTGCATGTCGAAATAGACGCGGAAACCAGTTCGCGGTAATTGTTTTGATGCTGTGTTGTAATCTGTAAGACCGCCCAGCGAAAACATTAGCACATTGAGCCATGTTTCCCTTTGTTGAGATTGCTGCCGTATATTGTATCTTGtaagttgctgttgctttggCCGATggccatgttgctgctgcaaatgTGGCTGttgcagatgttgctgctgtcacCATTAGtatcttattatttttaatgtctTTTTGAGTCTGCTCAACGGCCTTAGTTACTGGACGGGGTCTAATAAATTcattcaaaacaaaagttgACCGTGGCCAAGTAACACACTAAGGGGAAGTAGAAATCGAAAGCTATAGAGCGACAATGATTTATATACGAATTTTCATCAGATTTCCTCTACAACGGAAACTAGCTGCTCACTATATCTTCAATATATCCGTCTAAATGTGCGAACAGCATTCAAACTTTgcttatattataaattataaagtTAACAGTCATTTTTGGCACTTTAAAAGTGCGAATGCCATTAATACGAACAGAATTAAGGTCGCGTTGCATTAGAAGGTAACCGAAAATAATGATTTAATTagtaagtttatttatttttactaaGCTCTAGGCCATTAAGAAATAATTGTTACTTAATTACAGCTTTGAAAGTTATTTTcagattttattttaaattaataaaaagtatttgcTGTAATCAAGGAATATATGTAGCTCTATATACTATAAGATACAAACTAGTAAGTTGGTTActcatatttacatttatgcaaataaatagtAGTTAAAACCCATTTTGATAAGGTGAAAGCCAGTTTATATTACACAGActataaaaagcaaataattgAAGTAATCATGGGAATTTGGATTACACAAACTAACTATAACTATAAGTAAACATATAGGTAATATAAAAGTGGCCGCCTTTATTAGCGCCGCGGAGCGTCACGTAAGCCGAGCATTTGAAAAACCGCCGAGTCACTTGGAAACCTGCTCCGCTGACCCTCGAAGAAGGTCGCCGGCTGGTGATGAGCCAGTTTATGTGTGTGATGTCCAAGTGGCCGGGCTGGTCCAAGTGGGGCCGCCGACCATAAAAGCCACTCTCACGGAAACTCCACTTAACCACTTAAGCCAGCCCAGCTAACCTGCAGTCGGTCTCGTTGCAGTTAAACCAAAAACCAGTGTACTTTGACCCTGGACGCAATGGGCAACAAAAGCGGGGAAGTGCTGCTCGTAACCGGCGGCAGTGGCTTTTTGGGTCAGCACCTCATCAAGCAATTGCTGGAGCGGAAGGAGGAGCTGGGCATCAAAGAGATCCGCTCACTGGATATAGTGCCCTACAAAAACAACATTGGCCACGAGGAGACCTCCCTGCTGCGCACCTATGTGGCCGATATCGGTGGCGATCTGAAGGCACTCAGTCCCATCTTCAACGGAGTGGACGGGGTCTTCCACTGCGCCGCCTCGGTGAAAATCGAGTATCCGCCGAACTACGAGGAACTGGAGCGCGTAAATGTGAACGGTGAGTGAGCGAATAAAGTACCTCGTAAGATAGGTAATTCCAGGCAACTAAACTGGGCTTGGAATAAACATTGATTTGATCTTAATTTCGAGTTTATTTCTTCGCTTTGTTAGGCACCCTGGCCGTAGTAGACCTCTGCATTCAAAACAATGTGAAGCGCCTGGTGTACACAAGCTGCACATCCGTCTGTTTTGTGCCCTTCAAGGGTCGGAGTACCTTCTCGGCGGTGATTAACTCGACGGAATCCAAGACAGACACTCCCACGCTGGACAGTTCCACTTTGTGGGAGCAGGATAATCAGTTCCTGATACCCGGATACGCCTCGAGCAAGCTTAGGGCAGAGAACATAGTGCTCAACTCGAATGGAGCGCCACTGCATAACCAGAAGGGTAAGTTTGGCCGATTACTTAGCATTGACTTATTTAAagacatttaaatatattaacaTTTGTAATCCTCTGCAGAATATCTGGCCACCAGCGCCATGCGTGCCCCTTTGACCTATGGCGAGTGTGACTCGCACTTCATCACGGAGATTTTCGACTTCCTTTCGACTAGGGGATGGGTGTTCCCAAGGATCGCGGGCGTGGGCGGAAAGCAGCAGTTGGTCTACGCCGGGAATGTGGCCTGGGGTCACATCTGCGCCTATAAGGCCCTCAAGGTGTCCGATAAGGCGGTGAATGGACTGCCCGTCTTTGTCACCGATGATACGGGCATCAATGATGTCTCTCGTTTTGTCCAGAAGATGGCCGTGCTGGGCGAGCGGTTTAAGGTGAAGACCAGCTGGTGGTATGTGCCGCACTTCCTGTTCTTCTTTCTGGCCTTCTTGCTGGAGGTGGTAGTGCGGGTGGCCTATCCATACACCAAGTACCGTCTGCGGTACTCACTGCGCGCCATCGCCTCCTACACGTCCTCGATGCTGATGTACAATCGTCTAAGGGCCTCCATCCACATGGACTACATGCCACTCTTCGATCCGGATGCGAGTGCCGAGCGGAGCGCAAAGTGGTATGCCACGTGGTGGGACCAACGGCAGCAGGCCCAGAAGCTCAAGAAGTCCAGCTGAGTGGAGCTAATCCCCTATTACGATAGCATACTCCTCGATATCCTGAGTGGATTTGTGTTTACTGCCCTCTTTGATGTCCTGTAAATAtcttgttaaataaaatggTTGTTGTTTGTATTACGAAGTCGTGGTTTAGTTTTgcaaaagaaaacaagaaatgAAGCTAGCATCGGCAAGTCAAAGTTAATGTACCCttgcagaaaaaaataatttattttctattagtttaaataatttttccgACTAATCCCATATGGTATATAATATTCCTTAAGTTTTTTCATAACTTACCGTCTTAATCTTGACcctttacatttttaaaactttcCGTATAAAAGAAGACCAGTAAAAAAACAATTAGCGTATGTTTTTGAACAATGTTCATATTGGTTTATTTATCATTatgaattaatttatttatttctcagttatttcattataatttttattttatatatatatttatatatatatatatatatatatatatttgtttgtctTGGTTTTCGGTTCATCTCGTTTTTTTGTTGCTCTAGAGCGTTTCTTGccgtttgttttttaaacttatgTACCATTAGCTTAACTTAATATgccattatttaatttcatttttgtttaaaatcaTGTTTTAgttcatttttgtttgttttcttcgttttttgttcattttggtttaatatgcTGTTGCTGATCTATGTTCTTGTTGCTGATTCTGCCTATTTCACTGCCGATTTTAACCCCATCGAGAGTATAGTGGGATTAGCTATCCACTTCCCCAAGAACCTCGTCTATCCTCCCCTGTACGTGGCACATGGTGAACAAAGTGAGTTTCAATTTGCTGCTAAAGCTGTTCGCACTTTTGTTGCATATACATATTGCGGGCTGACTGTGTGAGTGGATGTGGGTGTGTATGGGtgaggtgtgtgtgtgtgtgtctctctctctctcttaaaAACTTATGTAATTTCGTGTATGTAAAAGAGCAACAATTTGCCCTTTTGTCGTCCGTTAATAAATGTTGCACTTGCGTTTGTTGTTAAGGATGTTGCCGTTGTTGATGGttttgttgctgatgctgttggTGGCCGCATAGTTTTATTATGTTCTTTCGGTTCGAGGGTCCTTaaatataattgaatttttttgtaACCACCAATATGCGTGACTGCCTGCCTGTCTGTTTGCTCATCGAATGCTTAACATTATTGAATTTAACtatatgtttatttgttgttcttggtTATAtaactatgtatatatatgtatatatcaaTTTGGGTTTTATTTTCTCATATATACGGGCTTATTTGCTGTCCTCAGAAGGGTTCTTCGGCCTTTTTGGGATTTGTCCTCCGTTTAATATATATCCTTTTGTATATATctcggattttcttatttcttgACTCGTTCTTTTGCATTCTCTCGTagtaaatatacaaattcgtTACCGGATTTCTTTatagaaatgaaaaatggtTTATTAAATTCTCGTTATGCATCTATTTATGTGTATGTGTCTCCGCCTTTGTCGCTTTGTTGCGCTTCCTGGCGtttaattattatgtttttacCTTGTATAGTTTGCTGTAAGTGTAGTACTGTACCAGTTTATATTATGTTTATGCTTATGTACACACATTGGCCAATTTCGCAACTCGCATCCAACATTCATCATCATACCCAATGTGTCCGATTTTGAATCATGCGAATATATCGCATTCAGCATCCGGCATTCATTCATTCCATCTGGTTTCATTTGTGTTGTTACAGTATTCGCACTGAAAGTGGACAGAGTTTTTGGCTCTGCGGCTTCGTAGACAGTAGTATGTATGTTTAATTGATTCTCGTTCTGCGCTCCTTAATTACTTTACTTACATAGTTAGAATACTTACAAACTGGACGCCCTGCTATGGCgcaatttataaatgtatcttCATCGTCTTGCTGTCTGTCTTGTAGTTGCATATTCATCTGCCGCCTGTTTTCCTCTCTAAAGATTCCTTTGACTTTTATGTGTATAAAGTATTAAAATGATTTCATCTTGCTTGGTTACGCATTTCttgtaaatacaattttaacgCCACTCACGCCGTTTGTCTTGCCTCAATTatgtattatttgtttttggttttcctcattttcttgtatatattaatatataattttccaTATAGTATAgtgtaaaatatataagagATATTGTCAATATAGTAAAGGTGTTTTGTCAGCAGGAGTTCTGCCACTTCCAACTGACACATTCCTGGGGGGAATTTCTTACTTATAGCAAAAATAGTCAAGTGATCGTTCGTATGAAGGTTCTTTTGTATGTGATCTCCATCGTATATATGCGTGTGCCAGTGTCTGTGACTGTGTCTTTGTCTGTGGCTGAGTGTGggtgtatgggtgtgtgtgtccTTTATGTGGGTGCTGTGGGGTGTATGTACACATGTCTATAAAAGAGAACCGAGGATAGAAATGTCTCGTGTGAGTAAAAGGATTGCTATCGTATAAAAGCACGTCAAAGTGTAGAAGGCCCACAAGTCGTAAATCGTGCCAGGCTCCCCTTTGCGCCTctctctgcgcttctcaaaaAGGCCAAGTGGGCGGCATGCCTAACTCATCTGTGTggtttttcttggttttggTAAACAGAAAGTACATTCGTTCGTTAGCGCTAGATATTAGttaaattgtatttcattATCGTAATCTTTATCGTAATTTTAATCGTatttgttgatgttgttgctaTACTCATACACATAAAAAGAACTGATATGTTTGTAAGTCAATAATAAGAGAAAAACGGAAAGCAATTCGTATATGTATCTACGTAACACCGTCTACACCCAATACTCATCATCGTCTTCTGGTGTTTCGCcaatttaaaactattttacaTTACACTTTATGTCTTTTTTGTGCCACgtgtttattttcaacttttgGCTTTCTACCACCCGGCTTCGACCACCAATTGACATTTTGACCGAAAGTTGCGTATAGCTTAAAGTATGGggtacattatttttaaaaaatcgtTACGGCATACTttttatacacacacacttctCCGTTctcgatataaaaaagagagcTCACTTGTCGAATcttataaattgtttttttttccttgttcgtgttattaatattttgttcaATTTAAAGCTTTTGCGCCTGCGCCGTCCACTGCCGCGATCTCAACCTAAATTTTCTTCGCTCTGACGGCGCATcagtaaaaaaataatgaaaaaatgtttgtttttgctttgtttttgtcttcacttgttcgctttttgttctttttttttttggtatttaaaaaatgttcttgTTGCTTGTTGTTGTCTTTATGTCTctgtgctgtttggtgttggAAATTCTCTAATTGActgaaattgattttgttaCAAGGACGCATTGCTTGTTGTTTCGGTATTCTTTAAGCAGAAGTTGATCCGGTATACCAATAGTTACTATATCTGTGATCGTCTGTGATCTGTCTGTGATCGGCTATAGCTTCCGCAGAAGATCCTTTTCAGAATATACAGcactacaaaacacaaacgGAAAGCCTAGAGTCGATCGATAGCTGGGAATGCTGGGGAAACTTCTAGGAAAGACTCAACATTACACCTAAAGCTGCATCGACTTACAACGAAAAGGGATTTGGGGATCCCGAGTCTGCCTCGaggtccttcgtcctgcgtcTACCTACACCACAAATAATACGAGTACAAACGATTGCCGGCCCAATGATCATGGATCATGGGGCTCTAGTTAAAGAAGTGTAGCAATACAGGCTTAGCTGCCAGCGAAATGATTTCCTCAGACTCCGACTAAGACAGTCGAAGGTCGGCCTGGTGTTTCAGCTAGTCGCTTCttgaatacatacatatatagatatatatatatatatatatatatctggtatgcatgtatatatatgtatataattagGTGTGggtgtatatatttaatgtatatttatattggtGTATATTTTATGTATTCCTTTTGGGGATTTGTTCAATTTACTTCTGCCTCTGCAgcgcttgttgttgttttgaaTTATTGCTTTTAGAACAtgtcttaaaaatatatttatttatatatttatatatgcctTAGAAGTAggtttaatatatatatatatatatatattatgcaaatataaCATGTTTGCCGTCGCTGCCCTCCGCCAGCCACCCCCGTTTAAAAATATCTGCCCCGCAGGATAGAAGCTGCATTTGGAATTCGCCTCCAATGACCTGTGACCTGCTAAAGTAATCTTCTTCCGTCCAAAGTCCCGATATGCCAGACCGTCGAATGGTCTGATCTTTGTCTATCTAAAATTGAAGATTTCCCCCTTCCTTAGCTTCCTTAATTTGTTTACatcttgtttggtttttgattatttatatGTAAGTGTGATGCACATGGCAAAGTCGCAAGTTGCGATCTTTGGAAAATCTGAAATGATCGGCGTGTGGGGTATAGTCAACACTTTAAACGTTTAATGTAGTTTATGTTACACTGCAATTATTTCCTGTCCCTCTTCAATTATCGCATTTGTTTGCTGTTCGGAttcggtttctgttttttttttttttttggtttcggtgCCCGCGATTCCACCTAACATGCTATATAGGTAATGTGTAAGTTTGTTGGTCCGAGACTCGACAAAAGTCCTGGAGAGCGTTGGTTTGACAATTTGGCAAAAAAGTTAGGAAAGGAACATTTTCACTGTTTCGgcatttgcttttgtttttccactgGCTTTTCTCTGCTTGCTGTTTGCTGTCTCTTGGCTTTTGTTTCAgttgtggtgtgtgtgtgtgtttgggtttttgtttttcttttttctctggttttttttttttcgtcgcCTAATGCAAAAAATCTCAGACAGACAAAAAGCGCAACGTATGTATTGTTGTTCTGTCAATTATAGAATATTTTCTTGTCTCTGCTATTTTGGTTTTCTGGTTTTTTGTTGCTCGCAATTATCCCCCACTTGCTGTGTGTAACAAATGTTGTTTACTTATCTAGCTGATaggttttgtttggtttgcttttccAATAATTTAATACTCCATATagttgtatataaatatatttttctattacGCCCCCGATTGCATCGTCGTCGTTATCGTCATAATCCTCAAATATGTCTAGTATCGTCCGGGCGATTTAGCCGGACGGAGCGActagaaaaaaattaattgcacaTTGCGTGGCCTGcattcatcatcatcgtcatcgacATTTTcgtattcattttaattttcatcaTCGTTTTCATTTCCAATTTTCCACTAGCGCTTTTGTGGCGCATCTGTGATCCTTTTTACACGCTTGTTTACACAGATATATTTAGTTAAGTGTTCAAACATTTGCAATTTTGCGCgtttgttttataaatattttatttacttaatcGTACTATATGTTGTATGTATAATAGTTCATTGTTATATTTGCATATGCTCTTACCAAGTAATTTGTTTAAGTGTTTCTTTTTGATTTATCCGTAAGATCTGTGTTATGTTCGTGTATTGTGTTTGGGTGTGTGGTGTGtatgtatcttgtatctcgAAATTGGTGTGTTTCTTACATATTTAGGGTGTTGCATTTAGCTTTTTGCGTTTTCATTGTTTTGGATACACCATTGTGTTTagcaaataaattgatttatgccTCGAGCTACGGAATTTCACTCTCTCACTTCGCTTTCATTGTCATATTTAATGCTTTAACATATTTGTCTAACTATCCACTGATTAATTAGCATTATTTACCACTTTGCTTTCAATGTGAACACAAAAGTTATAGGTTTTTTCCTCTACCTTCCCCTGACTCGATTGAAATAATGAGAAAGAGAACTTCAACATAGTTAATAACAAATTGCCTTCGACTTTTGCTCACATTCGCTTTTGTTTCTTTGTTGTTTACTTTGGCCAATAAAGGATTTGTtgtactttaaaataaattcataaatataaTTGTAAGCacaattttgatttgattcacCCCCAACCCAGTCCGGAAATGAGAACTAAACCCAACCGATTCTTAACATTTTCAAACTCGAACACCTCCAATTCGCATCTTAAATCGATTATCGTTGAAAGTACAATAACTTGTGGTTGGTTTCGCGTTTTTTGATTCAAGTAATTCCCTTTTGTATATATTGCAGTTTACTTTATGTGTATAAGATTCTGTATATTCTTGtgtatatataggtatatatactatatatatatatatatcgacTTTAACTTTAAAAGTTACAACTTAGATACGTTAAGAATAGCAATAATAatggtaataataatttgcCTTTAATAATAcgcaattaaataataacattttcGCTATTattgcaacatttttgcattATCCTGTTTTTCAACTCTGACGTTTTATTAGTAACCCCCACGTACttttttgtgatttatattttttttgttagtttttgcttttttgtttgttggtttctCATTACTTAAAAGTGGTTACGCCCCTTTTGGCCTGGTTGTCATctgtgggcggtgggcgtggggCGTGTTGGCGGCTCGGTGTGGTGGAGTCCTTTTTTTCGCTGTGTGAGCAGGACCACGCCCCCACCCACCGCCCCATCGCGATGGCACTCCACTCCAGTTGGACGCACAGTTTCcgtttaatttgcattttaaacgATTTTTGCTGCACACGTTGCATCTTTCGGGGCCGAGCGTTGTTCTTGccgatgttgttgtttttgttgttgtagtagttgttaaattaaaattaatttttgttgtttgtgttcgCTCGTAGTTCGTCCtcatcactttttttttgttcatttttcgttttttcccATGCGTTTATATATACGTATTTGTAATATacgttaattaattaattataatatgtgtgtttggtttATTGTTTGTTGCTCTTGCAGTTGTCTCGGTTTTTCTTGCATGTGGAAATACACAAATATGTAATATGtactttatttgatttatatttatatatatgcaggtatatataactttaaattaattctTTTTTGCGCTCTGTGGTTGCAGCACTGCagtgtgtatctgtgtctgagtgtgtgtgtgtgtgtgtgtctgtcaTTTGTTGCTAAagttgctgttgcaattgttgctcctgttgctgttgttgctgctgctgctgttgctgctgttgctgttgttgttgctgttgtcatTGCGGTTGTCGGCGCCACCTTTTAATGGTATCCATTTGTAAATGCCGCAGGAATTAGTGGTCCCTGTAAATAAACGTTTCGTGGAGaacaaaacaagcaaacaccaaaaattatttaaataaaatgcaatttctaGTTGCATAGCTACGCACACACATATaagtatgtatttatataagtaTAGGTATATGGGTATTGATATATAGAAAGTAAACATTAAGaggtatacatatatatgtactgaATAGagaaatagattagaagtggCAAATTGTCGGAAGAAGAAAAAATCGGATGTTTTCAAACTTTGCTTTCGAtcgcaaaacaaataaagacatttaaaCATTGTCACAATTCGGTGGCCAGGTTTGATATGAAGGAAAAACCGATAGaactattaaattattttgccccaaaagtattttaatataaaaattcatgatttttctttttgcaaagAATGGAAACACATTTAGAGGCTTATTTTGCATGAAATTCATTAAATACCAATTCACTTGCTCTTTTTTCTAATGCTGTTTTCGCTAAAATAGAAGAGCACTTAATTTGATTGTAGGtggaaatttataaaaataaaattgcatttttccaGACACTCGCCGTGATTGTCAAGTCCTTTATCAAACCTCGCCGACAGCCAtggataataaataaatttcgatatgatttattttagtttGCAGCGAGGCATGggaatattgaaatattgaagTACAAAAATGTtcatatataatacatatacggtgtatacaatttaaataaataataatagtttaaTTGAAACGGCCTAGAAAACTGTGCTTGTGACgtgcatacatatttttacgtttatttatttaagattttttttttgtaaatttttgtttgactAGTTGTAGTTAAAAGAATTGGATTGTTAATAATTGAAATCGTTTAGTTGAAAAAAGAAGAGAACACGCTGTAGTTTTGTTGGTGTGCCTACCTTGTGCAACTGCGTTTGTTTTATACtcttatttcttttgtttgctttcgtttagctttattttatttgtatttttcatatattttttcgatttaaatatataatgggtttcttttactttttgcatatcttttgttttgttttgttctcttgcatttatatttttgggtTATCAGTCTTTTATATATTAGCCATCGCAAAGTTCAACGAATAAATCTGTACGAAATGAAAGAGAAATACATACGATATATAGAAGGATAACGCAATAGTTTAGCTCTACATCGGCAGTCTCTCCTTATCTCTATAATATGGGTTCGGTGTGagtcagtgtgtgtgtgtgtgtgtgagtgtgtgtgtgaaggaTTCGGGATCGAATCTCCAAACGCGACACTTGCGTCTCATGTGGGTGTTTCGTATCGCTGGCTTACTCTCTAGCTCTAGGCCCAAGTCCAGGGATCGTGGGGATTCCGGAACTTGGTTCTGCTTGCCGCAGGACCAAAAGGACAACTCACCGGGCTGTAGTTCAACGGGGCGCGGCTGACGGCGATGGGGAAGCCGGACGGCTGCGGACTGGTGGCCTGCACATAGCCCACATTGTCGGCGGCCGCCGAGCTGTACATGTCGATGGTGGGGCCAGGTGAGTTGGTGGAGGGGAATCCCTGCCGGGTGGCCGTgttggcggcggcggcatgCGGCGATGCCGACGGCCCATAGCTGtgggcagcggcagcagccgCCTGATAGTTGTTCATCACTGCAATAAGAGGGCACAGAAGGGACATTCGTTAGATATGAAAGTTTCAAAAGTCCGGCTGAATTACTCTGGAAAAACAAAGTTACTCGTGTAGGAAAAGCTATACATTTAACAAAGTGTTATTAAAACATgttgtaaaataaaaacgtATTAGTTACATAACACTAACAAATATATTAGGCAACAGTACGGATGAGTAATGTGTTCTCGTATAATCCACATACGCAGTGTTGTCACCCTTTCTAGAGCTCATAATTGAAACGATATATTTTACGATTGTCTTAAggctttaaaataaatagtcaCTACTTTGTAGTAAACTTAATCTCAGCAACAGTTGGGTAAGCCCATTAAAATGAATAgatcaaaaatgtttgcctaaTAAGAATGCTATTAACTTTCGCCACATGAACGGACATTTGTTTATCTAGCTCATAGTATTTGCCACTAGCAAATAGTCACAGATGCTG is from Drosophila melanogaster chromosome 3L and encodes:
- the CG7724 gene encoding uncharacterized protein, producing the protein MGNKSGEVLLVTGGSGFLGQHLIKQLLERKEELGIKEIRSLDIVPYKNNIGHEETSLLRTYVADIGGDLKALSPIFNGVDGVFHCAASVKIEYPPNYEELERVNVNGTLAVVDLCIQNNVKRLVYTSCTSVCFVPFKGRSTFSAVINSTESKTDTPTLDSSTLWEQDNQFLIPGYASSKLRAENIVLNSNGAPLHNQKEYLATSAMRAPLTYGECDSHFITEIFDFLSTRGWVFPRIAGVGGKQQLVYAGNVAWGHICAYKALKVSDKAVNGLPVFVTDDTGINDVSRFVQKMAVLGERFKVKTSWWYVPHFLFFFLAFLLEVVVRVAYPYTKYRLRYSLRAIASYTSSMLMYNRLRASIHMDYMPLFDPDASAERSAKWYATWWDQRQQAQKLKKSS